In a genomic window of Pirellulales bacterium:
- a CDS encoding efflux RND transporter permease subunit, with protein sequence MVQATGHEDRSTGTGHTDVLSRIVRIFLESNLSIILIVFSLLLGAAALFLTAREEDPQIVVPLADVYVRFPGRSAAEVEQLIATPLERVLYQIDGVEYVYSMSRDNFAIITVRFYVGQDRERSLVKLLTKLNENQDLVPPGLGGWIVKPVEIDDVPVVTLTLSGANRDSYTLRRLGEELVERLAALPKVSRAYVVGGEPRTVHLELLPQRLVAYGVSPLEVQRAIGQSNVTESAGSFTQADRVIHVDAGLMLDSAEQLREIVVGIHDDRPVFLKDVATVRDGPAEPVNYVRHGWGPARGFAAHAGSAGTLLGTHAGPPAATESATSAVTLALSKQKGANAVAVADSVLAEAQRLRHEMLPDDVELIVTRNYGLTANEKVNELVEALGVAIVIVIALLTLSLGWREALIVAVAVPVVFGLTLAINLLAGYTINRVTLFALILALGLLVDDPIVDVENITRHFEEKRKATRDIVLDAVAEIRPPLISATLAVIVSFLPMFFITGMMGPYMAPMALNVPVSMFMSMVVAFTITPWLSYHVLKSRFHRPDEAGHPAAVGQQPALYDPAVVQQSRLYRLFRPLMLPLLTSRWRAGAFLLVIGLLTLGAMMLAATRAVPLKMLPFDNKNELVLILDLPEGTTLERTSAVARDVEREVAGLPEVTDYTSYVGVAGPIDFNGLVRHYYLRGAPEQAELRVNLVGKKHRQQQSHAIGLRVRNRLTELAQHHGAVLKIVELPPGPPVLASLVAEIYGQPDHSYEQLLAAARTTADRFRAEPGVVDVDDVYEAAVEKLVFNVDQEKAALSGVSARDLADTLQLALGGSDSETLRVEAERHPLRINLRVPRSIRSTEHQLSQIYVRGRDQAMVPLAELGTWTTGRVGQTIYHKNLARVAYVFAETAGRPPADCVVDILGDLQASTLTTSTQAPAAARPVADRTFIDPRGGVPWSLPTGIAVRFAGEGEWKITLDVFRDLGLAFGAAQVMIYIILVAQTGSFTVPLIVMLAIPLTVLGVMPGFYFLNSFLGQQIGGYADPVYFTATAMIGMIALSGIVTRDSIILVDFIQLAMRNGRTLLEAILESRVVRLRPILLTAGAAMLSSLPITLDPIFSGLGWSLIFGLLASTIFTLFVIPITYWLVYARRAG encoded by the coding sequence ATGGTACAGGCAACCGGCCACGAAGATCGCTCGACGGGTACCGGACACACGGACGTGCTGTCGCGCATCGTCCGAATATTCCTCGAGTCAAATCTCTCGATCATTCTGATCGTGTTTTCCTTGTTGCTGGGCGCAGCGGCGCTGTTTTTGACCGCGCGCGAAGAGGACCCACAGATCGTCGTCCCGTTGGCCGACGTTTACGTGCGATTTCCCGGGCGTTCGGCGGCCGAGGTGGAGCAGCTCATTGCGACGCCGCTGGAACGCGTGCTGTATCAGATCGACGGCGTCGAATACGTCTACAGCATGTCGCGCGACAATTTCGCGATCATCACCGTCCGGTTCTACGTCGGGCAGGACCGCGAGCGCAGCCTGGTCAAGCTGTTGACGAAGCTGAACGAAAACCAGGACCTGGTGCCTCCTGGCTTGGGCGGCTGGATCGTCAAACCGGTCGAAATCGACGACGTGCCGGTCGTCACCCTGACCCTGTCCGGCGCGAATCGCGACTCCTACACCTTGCGTCGACTTGGCGAAGAGTTGGTCGAGCGGTTGGCAGCGCTGCCGAAGGTATCGCGGGCATATGTTGTGGGCGGCGAACCGCGAACCGTTCACCTGGAGCTCTTGCCGCAACGGCTGGTCGCCTACGGCGTCAGCCCCTTGGAGGTTCAACGCGCGATCGGGCAGTCAAACGTAACCGAGTCGGCCGGCAGCTTTACGCAGGCTGATCGCGTGATCCACGTCGATGCCGGCCTGATGTTGGACAGCGCTGAGCAACTCCGCGAGATCGTGGTCGGCATCCACGACGACCGGCCCGTGTTTCTCAAAGACGTCGCCACCGTGCGCGATGGGCCGGCTGAGCCTGTCAACTATGTGCGGCATGGTTGGGGGCCGGCGCGCGGCTTTGCCGCGCACGCGGGGTCTGCCGGCACGCTGCTCGGTACGCACGCCGGGCCGCCCGCGGCCACCGAGTCCGCTACCTCCGCGGTGACGCTGGCATTGTCCAAGCAAAAGGGCGCCAATGCCGTGGCTGTCGCCGATTCTGTGCTTGCCGAGGCACAGCGCCTGCGGCACGAGATGTTGCCCGACGACGTCGAGCTGATCGTGACGCGCAATTATGGCCTGACCGCCAATGAAAAGGTCAACGAGCTGGTCGAGGCCCTGGGCGTGGCCATCGTCATCGTGATCGCATTGCTCACGCTGAGCCTCGGTTGGCGCGAGGCGCTGATCGTCGCGGTGGCCGTCCCCGTGGTTTTCGGGCTGACACTGGCGATCAACCTGCTGGCCGGCTACACGATCAATCGCGTCACGCTGTTCGCGTTGATCCTGGCGCTGGGGTTGTTGGTTGACGACCCGATCGTCGATGTGGAGAACATCACGCGACATTTCGAGGAAAAGCGCAAGGCGACGCGCGACATCGTGCTCGACGCCGTGGCCGAAATCCGGCCGCCGCTGATCAGCGCCACCTTGGCGGTCATCGTCAGCTTTCTGCCGATGTTTTTCATCACCGGGATGATGGGGCCGTACATGGCGCCGATGGCCCTGAACGTGCCGGTCTCGATGTTCATGTCGATGGTCGTGGCGTTCACCATCACGCCTTGGCTCAGCTATCACGTGCTCAAGAGCCGGTTCCACCGTCCGGACGAAGCGGGGCATCCCGCCGCTGTCGGGCAGCAACCTGCCTTGTACGACCCGGCCGTGGTGCAACAGTCGCGTTTGTATCGCTTGTTTCGGCCCTTGATGCTGCCGTTGCTGACTTCGAGATGGCGGGCCGGCGCGTTCTTGTTGGTCATCGGGCTGCTGACTCTAGGGGCGATGATGCTCGCGGCGACGCGCGCGGTGCCGCTCAAGATGCTGCCCTTCGACAACAAGAACGAGCTGGTGCTCATTCTCGATCTGCCGGAGGGGACAACGCTCGAGCGAACCAGCGCCGTCGCTCGCGACGTCGAGCGCGAGGTGGCCGGCCTGCCCGAGGTGACCGATTACACAAGCTACGTCGGCGTCGCCGGGCCGATTGACTTCAACGGTCTGGTTCGACACTACTATCTGCGCGGAGCACCTGAACAGGCCGAGTTGCGCGTGAATCTCGTCGGCAAGAAGCATCGGCAACAGCAAAGCCACGCGATCGGGCTCCGCGTGCGGAATCGCTTGACCGAGCTGGCTCAGCACCACGGAGCCGTGCTCAAGATCGTCGAATTGCCGCCGGGACCGCCCGTGCTGGCGTCGCTCGTGGCGGAGATCTACGGCCAGCCCGACCACAGCTACGAGCAGCTACTCGCCGCCGCGCGGACCACGGCCGATCGATTTCGCGCCGAGCCGGGAGTGGTCGACGTCGACGACGTGTATGAAGCGGCCGTCGAAAAGCTGGTCTTCAATGTCGATCAAGAGAAGGCGGCGCTCTCCGGAGTCAGTGCCCGCGACCTGGCGGACACCCTGCAACTCGCCCTGGGCGGTTCGGACTCGGAGACGTTGCGCGTCGAGGCAGAGCGACACCCGCTGCGGATCAACCTTCGCGTGCCGCGTTCCATACGATCGACCGAACACCAATTGAGCCAGATCTACGTCCGCGGTCGCGATCAGGCGATGGTGCCGTTGGCCGAGCTTGGTACCTGGACGACCGGCCGCGTCGGCCAGACCATTTATCACAAGAACCTGGCCCGGGTCGCGTATGTGTTTGCCGAAACCGCCGGGCGGCCGCCGGCCGATTGCGTGGTCGACATCCTAGGCGATCTCCAGGCTTCGACGCTGACCACGTCAACTCAAGCTCCTGCCGCAGCGCGCCCGGTGGCCGACCGGACGTTTATCGATCCGCGCGGCGGTGTGCCTTGGAGCCTGCCCACAGGCATCGCCGTGCGTTTCGCCGGCGAGGGTGAATGGAAGATCACGCTCGACGTGTTTCGCGACCTGGGGCTCGCCTTTGGCGCCGCGCAGGTGATGATCTATATCATCCTCGTCGCGCAGACCGGATCCTTCACGGTCCCGCTCATCGTGATGCTGGCGATTCCGCTCACCGTGCTCGGCGTCATGCCCGGGTTCTACTTCCTGAATTCGTTCCTAGGGCAACAGATCGGCGGATATGCCGATCCGGTGTATTTCACTGCCACGGCGATGATCGGAATGATCGCGCTGTCGGGTATCGTCACCCGTGATTCGATCATTCTGGTCGACTTCATTCAACTTGCGATGCGTAACGGCCGCACGCTGCTCGAGGCGATCCTGGAGAGCCGCGTCGTGCGGCTACGGCCCATTCTGCTCACCGCCGGCGCCGCGATGCTATCGAGTCTGCCGATCACGCTCGATCCCATCTTTTCCGGCCTGGGTTGGTCGTTGATTTTCGGCCTCCTCGCGTCGACGATTTTCACGCTGTTCGTGATTCCCATCACCTACTGGTTGGTCTACGCGCGCCGCGCGGGGTAA